The proteins below are encoded in one region of Paenibacillus albus:
- the yidC gene encoding membrane protein insertase YidC: MTTILKSRKKWMKPAAIALLGATLALTLSGCSASTSNPIEASSPGLFNHYLIYPFSLLLKWIANGLGGDYGLSIILMTLLIRFAIVPLMMNQTKKQVTMRVKMAVIQPELDALKVKYKDASPEAKRQQQADTMQLYQKHQINPLNVGCLPMLLQWPITMAFYYAIRRTPEIAAHNFLWFSLGKQDMVMPFIAAAVYFVQFRVSQKMSAQLQPNASANNQLAYIGLLSPVMMGITAFAMPAALPLYWSVGGIFIIVQTIVLNKMYAKPVKTHSSELAEKM; the protein is encoded by the coding sequence TTGACGACTATATTAAAATCTCGCAAAAAATGGATGAAGCCCGCTGCAATTGCGCTCCTTGGGGCGACGCTGGCCCTGACGCTTAGCGGCTGCTCGGCATCAACGTCGAATCCGATTGAAGCCTCTTCGCCGGGGCTGTTTAACCACTATTTGATTTATCCGTTTTCCTTGCTGCTCAAATGGATTGCGAACGGTCTGGGCGGCGATTATGGTTTATCTATTATCCTCATGACCTTACTGATCCGCTTCGCCATCGTGCCGCTGATGATGAATCAGACGAAGAAGCAGGTGACAATGCGAGTAAAGATGGCCGTTATTCAGCCGGAGCTGGACGCGCTAAAAGTGAAGTACAAGGATGCCAGTCCGGAGGCGAAAAGACAGCAGCAGGCTGATACGATGCAGTTGTACCAGAAGCATCAGATTAATCCACTGAATGTCGGATGCTTGCCGATGCTGCTGCAGTGGCCAATTACGATGGCGTTCTACTACGCAATTCGCCGTACGCCGGAGATTGCCGCACATAATTTCCTATGGTTCAGCCTTGGGAAGCAGGATATGGTTATGCCTTTTATTGCGGCTGCTGTCTATTTTGTGCAGTTCCGCGTCTCACAGAAGATGTCGGCGCAGCTTCAGCCGAATGCGAGTGCCAATAACCAGCTCGCTTACATTGGCTTGCTTTCCCCGGTTATGATGGGCATCACTGCTTTTGCCATGCCGGCTGCGCTGCCGCTTTATTGGTCGGTGGGTGGAATATTCATTATCGTTCAAACGATTGTTCTGAATAAGATGTATGCGAAGCCGGTGAAGACACATTCGTCCGAGCTAGCGGAGAAGATGTAA
- a CDS encoding S-layer homology domain-containing protein, which produces MKRKYSKWLLLPLAASLLLPSAVSAADAPSTVKTSADFKDLSGLDAALKAKIDALLAKGVFDGVGNDTFDITANMTRAQFAKVVSKVFDLNVDPSATSSSFSDVSTSDWATPFIEAAKKAGIIDGMGDGTFNPSANVTMGQLATGLVKGLGEKPSTTGTPWYADAISKAIDKNILPDGTDGSKLATRADLVVGSYGAYEKQQDSLKLSLMDAKATGAQKISVSFNKQADSSIKLSVTKDGKTVSAQAVSDGSKGYVLNFSEKLTAGKYTVSAISSDQALDVSSASVDVQDEQIVKLEFTNASDTIASSKQAAVPFKATNQYGEVVQLTAATLKVTTNAGGAVLNEAQQASVLDTTSFELNAPVSITISVVNSNVSATKIFRVGSSALVSKISDVTLRNASGQAVSQAVDPGSYHLNFNLYDQYGSLMQSASLLGTPVSVSSSNSGVVSVGSIGAATTGEPGSFSLPLSVKYSDKAATAIVTLTATGGSGHSVSQSIQVAAKVEEVTEEPVTIVTRAATPTAVPAGGAVESGRTVTLDTATSGATIYYTTDGTTPSSSNGTEYTYPIYITSAKTIKAVAVKSGKRASSVMEESYTLRAPEITDYNVGQGHADNSVSIIFSPGANHSVRIAVQSDAFDWPSVGYNASSKDSYTPGADIANSVGKHIGVYEVDENGLVVKFADVIVDLSQQPGDSDIVASLSQINSGNLSSFNISFNPSPGADVTSITDVNDLITSIVINPDTDPVTVDLSSATLMWDGGIGGGGGGGGIPGGGFPGGGGPGGSSMVMIMLGNDPAIQVHGGDIVRVTFANGIESCSASVVEVG; this is translated from the coding sequence ATGAAAAGAAAGTATTCCAAATGGCTGCTGCTTCCCCTCGCTGCAAGCCTGCTCTTACCAAGTGCGGTTTCCGCGGCGGATGCGCCTTCAACAGTTAAAACTTCTGCGGATTTCAAGGATTTAAGCGGTCTGGACGCAGCACTTAAAGCCAAGATCGATGCTTTATTAGCCAAAGGTGTTTTCGATGGTGTTGGCAATGATACCTTCGATATCACTGCGAACATGACGCGGGCGCAATTTGCCAAGGTGGTATCGAAGGTTTTTGACCTCAATGTCGACCCGAGTGCCACTAGCTCATCGTTCAGCGACGTGAGTACGAGTGACTGGGCGACTCCGTTTATTGAAGCGGCGAAGAAGGCTGGTATCATTGATGGGATGGGCGACGGCACTTTCAATCCAAGTGCTAATGTAACTATGGGACAGCTTGCGACAGGTTTAGTGAAAGGGCTTGGCGAAAAGCCATCTACAACAGGAACACCGTGGTATGCGGATGCGATCAGCAAAGCAATTGACAAGAATATTCTTCCAGATGGCACCGACGGATCGAAGCTCGCAACCCGTGCCGATCTAGTTGTAGGCTCATATGGAGCTTATGAGAAACAGCAGGACAGTTTGAAGCTTTCTCTTATGGATGCAAAAGCTACAGGTGCGCAGAAAATATCCGTGAGCTTCAATAAACAAGCTGATTCGTCGATTAAACTGTCAGTCACGAAGGATGGGAAGACTGTCAGTGCGCAGGCAGTATCGGACGGCTCCAAAGGCTACGTGTTGAACTTCTCGGAGAAGCTCACGGCAGGCAAATACACGGTCTCCGCGATCAGCTCGGATCAAGCATTGGATGTATCGTCTGCGAGCGTGGACGTTCAGGACGAGCAGATTGTGAAGCTGGAGTTTACGAACGCTTCGGATACGATAGCAAGCTCGAAACAAGCAGCAGTTCCGTTCAAAGCAACCAATCAATATGGTGAGGTTGTGCAACTAACGGCTGCGACACTCAAAGTAACAACCAACGCTGGGGGAGCGGTATTGAACGAAGCACAGCAAGCTTCTGTACTGGATACCACGAGCTTTGAGTTGAACGCACCAGTCTCGATTACTATCTCCGTTGTTAATTCTAATGTCTCAGCGACTAAAATCTTTAGGGTTGGATCGTCTGCGCTAGTTTCGAAGATTTCGGACGTGACGCTCCGTAACGCTTCTGGACAAGCAGTATCGCAGGCTGTTGACCCGGGATCTTACCATTTGAACTTCAATCTGTATGATCAATATGGCTCTCTCATGCAGTCGGCATCGCTATTAGGGACACCCGTTAGTGTAAGCTCATCGAACTCTGGCGTTGTTTCTGTGGGTTCAATCGGAGCAGCAACCACTGGCGAGCCAGGTTCCTTCTCGTTGCCGCTCTCGGTCAAGTATTCCGATAAGGCGGCAACCGCCATTGTGACACTGACTGCAACCGGGGGCTCCGGACATTCGGTTAGTCAGTCCATTCAAGTAGCGGCGAAGGTTGAGGAAGTGACCGAAGAACCGGTAACGATTGTGACCCGTGCAGCTACGCCTACAGCAGTTCCGGCAGGCGGAGCGGTAGAATCAGGTAGAACAGTGACATTGGATACAGCGACGTCAGGCGCGACCATCTATTATACGACGGATGGTACGACTCCGAGCAGCTCGAATGGCACGGAATACACGTACCCTATTTATATTACGTCGGCAAAAACGATTAAAGCTGTGGCTGTTAAATCTGGGAAGAGAGCTAGCAGCGTCATGGAAGAGAGTTATACGCTGCGTGCCCCTGAAATTACGGATTACAACGTGGGACAAGGTCATGCCGACAATTCTGTCTCCATTATCTTTAGCCCCGGTGCTAATCATAGCGTCCGTATCGCTGTTCAATCCGATGCGTTTGATTGGCCATCCGTCGGCTATAATGCTAGCAGCAAAGACTCCTATACGCCGGGAGCCGATATTGCAAATTCGGTGGGTAAGCATATTGGGGTGTATGAAGTGGATGAGAACGGGCTGGTTGTAAAATTCGCTGACGTTATCGTCGATTTGTCGCAGCAGCCGGGCGATTCTGATATCGTGGCTTCACTTTCACAAATTAACAGCGGGAATTTGAGCTCTTTTAATATTTCTTTCAATCCGTCTCCTGGTGCTGATGTAACAAGCATAACCGATGTCAATGACTTAATTACTTCAATCGTCATTAATCCGGACACGGACCCAGTCACCGTTGATCTTAGTTCTGCAACCCTTATGTGGGATGGCGGCATTGGTGGCGGCGGAGGAGGAGGAGGCATCCCGGGTGGTGGTTTCCCGGGCGGTGGTGGTCCAGGTGGATCTTCCATGGTGATGATTATGCTTGGTAATGATCCCGCTATCCAAGTGCATGGTGGGGATATCGTGCGAGTTACCTTTGCAAATGGCATCGAGAGCTGCAGTGCTAGCGTTGTCGAAGTCGGATAG
- a CDS encoding winged helix-turn-helix transcriptional regulator, with amino-acid sequence MEKKKYNISVEATLEVIGGKWKCVILCHLTHGKKRTSDLKRLMPGITQKMLTQQLRELEDDGIINRIVYNEVPPKVEYELTTYGWTLKPTLDSLCSWGEHHIVKEYGDKFAVLEDSILNR; translated from the coding sequence ATGGAGAAGAAGAAATATAATATCTCGGTCGAAGCCACGTTAGAGGTCATCGGCGGCAAATGGAAATGCGTCATTCTGTGCCATCTCACGCATGGCAAGAAACGGACAAGCGATCTCAAACGCCTCATGCCCGGCATTACGCAGAAGATGCTTACGCAGCAGCTGCGCGAGCTGGAGGACGACGGAATCATTAATCGGATCGTCTACAATGAAGTGCCTCCGAAGGTCGAATATGAACTCACCACATACGGCTGGACATTGAAGCCGACTCTAGATTCATTATGCTCATGGGGCGAGCATCATATTGTGAAGGAGTACGGGGATAAATTTGCCGTGCTGGAGGATAGTATTCTTAATCGTTAA
- a CDS encoding MFS transporter translates to MHANRKSMFALIALAISAFAIGTTEFISVGLLPLIADDLHITVRTAGLTVTIYALGVTIGAPILTSLTGSVPRKTLLLWIMAVFIAGNSVAAMSHGITLLLTARVISAFAHGVFMSIGSTIAASLVPENRRASAISIMFSGLTIATVTGVPLGTLLGQQWGWRSSFIAIAVIGLVALVANALLVTRELSSGTRTRMSDHSKLLSNSRLLLAFTITALGYGGTFVVFTYLSPLLHEVTGFGAKTIAAILFVYGIAIALGNLIGGRAANRNPLKALLYMFAAQAVVLLLLAVAAPFKGPALIVIFLMGLLAFMNVPGLQTYVVILAERFAPKMKDVASALNIAAFNAGIAIGAYVGGIVAEQVGLVHTAWVGGLMVAAAAVLTRWSGAMEKRDQLADGDKAQKMTA, encoded by the coding sequence ATGCATGCGAATCGAAAAAGCATGTTCGCCCTTATCGCCTTAGCGATAAGTGCATTTGCCATTGGAACAACCGAGTTTATTAGCGTCGGGCTGCTGCCGCTTATCGCTGATGACCTGCATATAACCGTACGGACTGCTGGACTTACGGTCACGATATACGCTCTTGGCGTGACGATCGGGGCGCCGATACTGACATCATTGACCGGGTCCGTGCCGCGCAAGACGCTGCTGTTATGGATCATGGCGGTCTTCATTGCCGGGAATAGCGTAGCTGCCATGTCTCATGGAATTACGCTGCTGCTCACGGCACGCGTCATCTCGGCTTTCGCACATGGCGTCTTTATGTCCATCGGCTCAACGATTGCGGCCAGCCTTGTGCCGGAGAATCGCCGGGCTAGCGCGATCTCTATTATGTTCTCGGGGCTGACCATTGCGACGGTAACCGGCGTGCCGCTTGGCACTTTGCTCGGTCAGCAGTGGGGCTGGCGGAGCTCATTCATCGCCATCGCAGTAATCGGGCTCGTGGCGCTCGTCGCGAATGCGCTGCTCGTTACTCGCGAATTAAGCAGTGGAACGCGTACACGAATGAGTGACCATAGTAAGCTGCTCTCGAACAGCCGTCTGCTGCTTGCCTTCACCATTACGGCGCTAGGCTACGGGGGCACATTCGTTGTCTTCACATACTTATCGCCGCTGCTTCATGAAGTAACAGGATTCGGCGCGAAGACAATCGCTGCGATTCTGTTTGTCTATGGGATCGCCATCGCGCTCGGCAACCTGATCGGTGGACGGGCGGCCAACCGCAACCCGCTCAAGGCGCTGCTGTACATGTTCGCTGCGCAGGCTGTCGTGCTGCTACTGCTTGCTGTCGCCGCTCCATTCAAGGGACCTGCGCTGATTGTAATCTTCCTCATGGGGCTGCTTGCCTTCATGAACGTGCCGGGCTTGCAGACATACGTGGTTATCCTAGCGGAACGGTTCGCGCCGAAGATGAAGGATGTGGCATCCGCGCTTAACATTGCTGCATTCAATGCCGGCATCGCGATTGGCGCTTATGTGGGCGGCATCGTGGCCGAGCAAGTGGGACTTGTGCATACCGCCTGGGTTGGCGGCCTGATGGTGGCTGCTGCTGCGGTGCTTACAAGGTGGAGCGGTGCAATGGAGAAGCGGGATCAGCTGGCTGACGGGGACAAAGCGCAGAAGATGACCGCGTAA
- a CDS encoding aldo/keto reductase, translating to MSTTAKHLQDTTTLNNGVAMPWLGLGVFQVEEGQELIDAVKEAIRFGYRSIDTAAIYNNEAGVGQAIAEALKETPVSREELFITSKVWNADLGYESTLAAFETSLKKLGLEYLDLYLIHWPVKGKYKEAWRALEQLYKAGRIRAIGVSNFHVHHLQDLMADAEIMPMVNQVELHPRLSQGELIKFCADNRIQIEAWSPLAQGQLLDDPTLQEIAAKHGKSIAQVILRWDLQHGVVTIPKSTKAHRIAENASVFDFELTAEEMARIDGLNRNLRVGPDPDNFDF from the coding sequence ATGAGTACAACAGCAAAACATCTACAGGATACAACGACGTTAAACAACGGGGTAGCTATGCCTTGGCTAGGGCTTGGGGTCTTCCAAGTTGAGGAAGGTCAAGAGCTGATTGACGCTGTAAAAGAGGCTATCCGCTTTGGTTATCGGAGCATCGATACAGCAGCAATTTATAACAACGAAGCAGGCGTCGGACAAGCAATTGCCGAGGCGCTCAAGGAAACGCCGGTAAGCCGTGAAGAGCTGTTCATTACCTCCAAAGTGTGGAACGCAGACCTCGGCTACGAGTCGACATTGGCTGCTTTCGAGACGAGCCTTAAGAAATTGGGACTCGAATACTTGGATCTATATCTCATCCACTGGCCGGTGAAAGGCAAGTACAAGGAAGCTTGGCGTGCGCTGGAGCAGCTCTACAAAGCGGGCCGTATCCGCGCAATTGGCGTCAGCAATTTCCACGTCCATCATCTGCAGGACCTTATGGCGGATGCTGAAATCATGCCGATGGTCAATCAAGTAGAGCTCCATCCGCGTCTGTCGCAGGGCGAGCTGATCAAGTTCTGCGCGGATAATCGTATCCAGATCGAAGCATGGTCGCCGCTTGCGCAGGGACAACTGCTCGATGATCCAACCTTGCAAGAAATCGCAGCGAAGCATGGCAAGTCAATTGCCCAAGTCATCTTGCGCTGGGACCTGCAGCATGGCGTTGTGACGATACCGAAGTCGACGAAAGCACATCGCATTGCCGAGAATGCATCGGTATTCGACTTCGAGCTGACAGCCGAAGAGATGGCGCGTATCGACGGGCTGAATCGGAATCTTCGCGTTGGCCCGGATCCGGACAACTTCGATTTCTAA
- a CDS encoding glycosyl hydrolase yields MNTSISNNSTIIVPAESGRLHGVEIASEATGFTGTGYVKGTHKDGDWFEVDVHIAEAGHYNLGIRYAIPDGRRTNAICIDGDFYGYIISSPTEGFITEHQCTLRLTEGVHTVTILKAWDNGADVDCFMFTRTEAPVLDRSPRKLINPNASAETVSLWNYLNSLFGNATLTGQHTASSFAPAKEFEYIRATTGEQPAIRGFDLLSYTLATETDEPTAHKLLEIEENKGSIETAIEWTTVHNGIVTLTWHWYAPTGGKDKTFYTKNTDFNLPLALTPGTIEHELLLADMDCVAEQLKKLRDHNVPVLWRPLHEADGAWFWWGAFGAEPCKQLWRLLYDRFTNLHQLNNLIWVWNSSVQEWYPGEEETDIDSCDIYAPSGNYGPVRKHFELTDALAGGTKMIAFGENGAIPDPDQLIATSTPWLWYMTWGEGFVLDGKSTTDEQLRKIYDHPSSITLGRLPNWRHFGRSE; encoded by the coding sequence GTGAACACCAGCATATCGAATAACAGCACAATTATCGTTCCAGCCGAGAGCGGCCGCTTGCACGGTGTAGAGATCGCTTCGGAGGCAACGGGCTTTACCGGAACAGGTTATGTAAAAGGCACGCATAAAGATGGAGATTGGTTTGAGGTAGACGTTCACATTGCGGAGGCCGGCCACTACAATCTTGGTATCCGCTACGCCATCCCGGATGGACGAAGAACGAACGCGATCTGTATCGACGGAGATTTCTACGGATATATTATTTCCTCGCCGACGGAAGGCTTTATCACCGAGCACCAGTGCACCTTGCGGCTCACGGAAGGTGTTCATACCGTTACGATCTTGAAAGCTTGGGATAACGGCGCGGATGTGGACTGCTTCATGTTCACGCGGACTGAAGCGCCAGTGCTTGATCGCTCGCCACGTAAGCTGATCAATCCGAATGCGTCAGCAGAAACGGTCTCGCTCTGGAACTACTTGAACAGTCTATTCGGGAACGCGACGCTGACCGGTCAGCACACGGCTTCTTCGTTTGCACCTGCAAAAGAGTTCGAGTATATCCGAGCAACAACGGGGGAGCAGCCCGCGATTCGCGGCTTCGACCTGCTTAGCTATACGCTTGCGACGGAAACGGACGAGCCTACGGCGCATAAGTTGCTCGAGATCGAAGAGAACAAGGGCTCGATCGAGACGGCTATCGAGTGGACGACCGTCCATAACGGCATCGTAACATTGACCTGGCACTGGTACGCGCCGACGGGCGGCAAGGACAAAACCTTTTATACGAAGAATACCGACTTCAATCTTCCGCTGGCGCTTACGCCGGGGACAATCGAGCATGAGCTGCTGCTCGCGGATATGGATTGCGTTGCCGAGCAGCTGAAGAAGCTGCGTGATCACAACGTGCCTGTGCTCTGGCGGCCGCTGCACGAAGCGGATGGCGCTTGGTTCTGGTGGGGCGCATTCGGGGCTGAGCCTTGCAAGCAGTTGTGGCGTCTTCTGTATGATCGATTCACGAATTTGCATCAGCTGAACAACCTGATCTGGGTATGGAACTCTTCGGTTCAAGAGTGGTATCCAGGTGAGGAAGAGACCGACATAGACAGCTGCGATATCTACGCGCCATCGGGCAATTATGGTCCAGTTCGCAAGCATTTTGAGCTTACAGACGCGCTTGCAGGCGGCACGAAAATGATTGCATTCGGCGAGAACGGAGCAATTCCTGATCCGGACCAACTGATTGCAACCAGCACGCCGTGGCTCTGGTACATGACATGGGGCGAAGGCTTCGTGCTGGACGGCAAGTCGACGACGGATGAGCAGCTGCGCAAGATCTATGACCATCCGTCCTCCATCACGCTGGGTCGTTTGCCGAATTGGAGACACTTTGGCCGAAGCGAATAG
- a CDS encoding TSUP family transporter: MELTWGIIALMVGGGFLAAFIDSSVGGGGLISVPVLLAAGLPPHLALGTNKLSASLSSVTSTITFWHSGKINLRSTGKLVPFTAVGAAGGALLLQLIPSDWLRPAIVVMLIAVTIYTLLKRNWGMEGATRKLTTAAQLGAIAAAFVLGAYDGFFGPGTGSFLIFIFIMLGYDFVQAAGNAKLLNFTSNVASLIVFLSLGWVDFRLGLLMGAAMVLGSLAGSRLAIRQGTKYVKLLFVFVTVLLISKQLWTLIAGS, from the coding sequence ATGGAATTAACTTGGGGAATTATCGCATTAATGGTGGGCGGCGGATTTCTGGCTGCTTTTATTGACTCTTCCGTGGGCGGGGGAGGCTTGATCTCCGTTCCGGTCTTGCTGGCAGCGGGGCTGCCGCCGCATCTGGCGCTCGGGACGAACAAGCTGTCGGCATCGCTGTCATCGGTGACGAGCACGATTACGTTCTGGCATTCTGGCAAAATCAATCTGCGCAGCACCGGCAAGCTTGTCCCGTTCACGGCTGTCGGCGCTGCTGGCGGGGCGCTGCTGCTTCAGCTCATCCCATCGGATTGGCTGCGCCCGGCGATTGTTGTCATGTTGATCGCTGTCACGATCTACACGCTTCTGAAGCGGAACTGGGGGATGGAAGGGGCAACTCGCAAGCTGACAACGGCTGCGCAGCTCGGTGCAATTGCAGCGGCGTTCGTGCTCGGCGCGTATGACGGCTTCTTCGGTCCGGGAACCGGCTCATTCCTTATCTTTATCTTCATCATGCTCGGGTATGACTTCGTTCAAGCGGCAGGCAATGCGAAGCTGCTTAATTTCACGAGCAATGTTGCGAGCTTGATTGTGTTTCTATCGCTCGGCTGGGTAGATTTTCGCCTGGGGCTTCTGATGGGCGCAGCCATGGTGCTTGGTTCGTTAGCAGGCTCGCGGCTTGCCATTCGGCAGGGAACGAAGTATGTGAAGCTGCTGTTCGTCTTCGTTACCGTGCTGCTGATCAGTAAACAGCTGTGGACGTTGATAGCGGGCAGCTAG
- a CDS encoding response regulator transcription factor, with the protein MTIDGSGKIKVLLVDDQKMIRQGFSYVISLQDDMEIAGEAADGDEAVAQALALLPDIILMDIQMPGKTGIEASKLITSQLPSVKIVILTTFNDPDYIYEVIRSGAVGYLLKDADVEDMLEAIRSAYRGEAVYRTELAAGALSRAVSSAVLMPAYTSSSEDSPLPEPLTEREQEILQEMAYGLRNDRIAQKLFISEGTVKSHVHRILQKFGCEDRTQVVVTALRRGMVK; encoded by the coding sequence ATGACCATAGACGGCAGCGGTAAAATAAAAGTATTGCTCGTGGACGATCAGAAAATGATTCGGCAGGGCTTTAGTTATGTCATCAGCTTGCAGGACGATATGGAGATTGCCGGCGAAGCAGCGGATGGCGATGAAGCTGTTGCCCAAGCACTCGCTCTGCTGCCGGACATTATTCTGATGGATATCCAAATGCCGGGCAAGACAGGCATCGAAGCCTCGAAGCTGATTACCAGTCAGCTGCCCAGCGTGAAGATCGTGATCCTCACCACGTTCAATGATCCTGATTATATCTATGAGGTCATCCGCTCAGGCGCGGTCGGCTATCTGCTAAAGGATGCCGATGTCGAAGATATGCTCGAAGCGATTCGATCGGCCTATCGGGGCGAAGCCGTCTATCGTACAGAACTGGCGGCTGGCGCACTATCCCGTGCCGTTTCGTCCGCTGTCCTGATGCCGGCATATACCAGTAGTTCAGAGGATTCTCCGCTGCCCGAGCCGCTCACCGAAAGGGAGCAGGAGATCCTCCAGGAGATGGCGTATGGCCTACGCAACGACCGCATTGCACAGAAGCTGTTCATCAGTGAAGGCACGGTGAAGAGCCATGTTCACCGCATTCTTCAAAAGTTCGGCTGTGAAGACCGGACGCAGGTCGTCGTAACGGCGCTTCGCAGAGGCATGGTTAAGTGA
- a CDS encoding sensor histidine kinase yields MQQLQDRRSFIRMAAGSVFITFLMNMNEFFSGSPFKIALNLLVLATYISRFAFRSFWQTRRMSLVFVAIAAAETAAGMIFYKENVLLYFLAIIVVTTTIRIALAPTRIPMLAAMIVIAGLYTAFGDVSLISFISFVIIVVFFYFNVQSRRQRDTIYEENKRNLAELQEAYVHLQEASVTSMRGAVLDERTRIAREIHDAVGHSLTSLIVQMQALRYMIAKDPERAEQSLAGMLEVARQGLQDIRTSVHSLADDRTMSGLAPIKAQLARMEATTSITYSFEAELPEEEITGENAALLFRLMQEAITNIVRHSEAKHVEVQVLAAGERIVLIVRDNGKVDAGDKVREGFGLKTMRARLEEVGGRLTFGAAEPHGFQIRAELPMSAAEEEPKEEIHA; encoded by the coding sequence ATGCAGCAGCTGCAGGATAGACGTTCTTTCATCCGCATGGCAGCCGGATCGGTATTCATCACCTTTCTTATGAATATGAACGAATTTTTCTCAGGCTCCCCTTTCAAAATCGCGCTAAACCTACTCGTCTTAGCGACGTATATTAGCCGTTTCGCGTTCCGCAGCTTCTGGCAGACAAGGCGAATGTCGCTCGTGTTCGTTGCAATTGCAGCCGCAGAAACGGCGGCGGGCATGATCTTTTATAAGGAGAATGTGCTGTTATACTTTCTCGCCATTATCGTAGTGACGACAACGATCCGAATCGCGCTTGCTCCAACGCGCATTCCGATGCTCGCGGCAATGATTGTAATCGCGGGGCTGTATACCGCCTTCGGTGATGTCAGCTTGATCAGCTTCATCTCTTTCGTCATTATCGTGGTGTTCTTCTATTTCAACGTGCAAAGCCGCCGTCAGCGCGATACGATCTATGAGGAGAACAAACGCAATCTGGCGGAGCTGCAGGAAGCCTATGTCCATCTTCAAGAAGCGTCAGTAACATCCATGAGGGGCGCTGTACTGGACGAACGTACGCGCATTGCTCGCGAAATCCACGATGCGGTCGGGCACAGCCTGACTTCACTGATCGTTCAGATGCAGGCGCTTCGCTATATGATTGCTAAGGACCCCGAACGGGCGGAGCAGTCTTTGGCCGGTATGCTGGAAGTGGCCCGCCAAGGGCTTCAAGATATTCGGACTTCGGTTCATTCGCTTGCTGACGACCGCACGATGTCTGGGCTTGCACCGATTAAGGCACAGCTCGCTCGTATGGAGGCGACAACAAGCATCACCTATAGCTTCGAGGCGGAGCTGCCGGAAGAAGAGATTACAGGGGAGAACGCGGCTTTGCTCTTTCGCCTCATGCAAGAGGCCATCACGAATATTGTTCGTCATTCCGAAGCGAAGCATGTCGAAGTGCAGGTATTGGCAGCGGGAGAGCGAATCGTGTTGATCGTTCGGGATAACGGAAAAGTGGATGCCGGCGACAAGGTTCGGGAGGGTTTTGGACTGAAGACAATGCGGGCGAGACTTGAGGAGGTTGGCGGCCGTCTGACCTTTGGAGCGGCTGAGCCGCATGGATTCCAGATTAGAGCAGAGCTGCCTATGAGCGCGGCCGAAGAGGAACCGAAGGAGGAGATTCACGCGTGA
- a CDS encoding GNAT family N-acetyltransferase: MTTWTIRELQTEDNAAIERIIRECLIEFGGNRAGLAWEDASLSRLSEFYEPEGRAYWVVVLDGEVVGGCGIAPFAESAEVCELQKMYLLPLARGTGMAVALLDTALAFAGQHYKQCYLETLSNMTAANRFYAKHGFEQLDAPLAGSEHFACDAWYIKSLH; encoded by the coding sequence TTGACTACTTGGACCATTCGTGAACTACAAACGGAAGATAACGCGGCCATAGAGCGAATTATACGGGAATGCTTAATCGAATTTGGAGGCAACCGGGCGGGACTGGCCTGGGAAGACGCAAGTCTAAGCAGACTGTCCGAATTCTACGAACCAGAAGGACGCGCCTATTGGGTAGTCGTGCTGGATGGGGAAGTCGTGGGCGGCTGCGGAATTGCTCCTTTTGCGGAATCGGCCGAAGTGTGCGAGCTTCAGAAAATGTACCTGCTTCCGCTCGCAAGAGGCACCGGCATGGCGGTCGCCCTGCTGGACACCGCGCTGGCGTTCGCCGGGCAGCACTATAAGCAGTGCTACTTGGAGACGCTGTCGAATATGACTGCAGCGAACCGTTTCTATGCGAAGCACGGCTTCGAGCAGCTGGATGCGCCGCTTGCCGGGTCGGAGCATTTCGCTTGCGATGCCTGGTACATCAAGTCGCTCCATTAA
- a CDS encoding ArsR/SmtB family transcription factor, with translation MDTFTAISDPNRRHIVELLAEQGSLTATDICGYFTISPQAISQHLKVLREANVVTVEKKAQQRIYRLNEQSIFEVEEWAKRYRQLWSQRFDKLDGLLQARIEQRKSEPRTPTNERIEE, from the coding sequence ATGGACACCTTTACAGCAATTTCAGACCCCAACAGACGCCATATTGTTGAATTACTGGCCGAGCAAGGCAGCCTCACCGCCACGGACATTTGCGGCTATTTCACCATCAGCCCACAGGCAATCTCGCAGCATCTCAAGGTGCTTCGTGAGGCGAACGTGGTCACTGTGGAGAAGAAGGCGCAGCAGCGGATCTATCGCTTGAATGAGCAATCGATCTTCGAAGTGGAAGAGTGGGCGAAGCGGTACAGACAGCTATGGAGCCAGCGATTCGATAAGCTTGACGGTTTACTGCAGGCGCGGATAGAGCAACGGAAGAGCGAGCCGCGTACTCCAACCAATGAGAGGATTGAAGAATAA